The following proteins come from a genomic window of Balearica regulorum gibbericeps isolate bBalReg1 chromosome 19, bBalReg1.pri, whole genome shotgun sequence:
- the TSR1 gene encoding pre-rRNA-processing protein TSR1 homolog isoform X1 — translation MVAAGAHRPGPLKQQNKAHKGGKHSGSSQRRAGGRVSVKAQPRRRLRDLNRVDRRHQALQLRRQRKEAVLAEKRSLGSRDGPPHLVVLVPLHSKAAAHNTLRLLQSQDSAVVRVDEGKAGGFALLCPRLKQRWRFVTAEAGDLHAVLDLAKVADSLLFILDPADGWDSAGEHCLSCLFAQGLPSYALAVPGGTDLPPKKRIDARKKLARAIEKRFPDAKLFPLTTEQESSLLLRHLATQKQRHLAFRDRRAHLLAYAAEFVPGEESDLVGTLKVSGFVRGQTLDVNSLVHIVGHGDFQMSQVDSPPDPLSLNPRVIKGQKRSQDMEVQDDSVNGTDEMEEDVKVLMKADPNKQESLQSEVVPDPMEGEQTWPTEEELQEAEASLKANRKVVKVPKGTSKYQAAWIVDDEEGNQEDDDDDDDDDIDDDMMEEAVSQEGESGEEEEDPAEEECETMTVSECLRDDQYDEKVEEDEQMLERYKQERMDEMFPDEVDTPRDVPARVRFQKYRGLKSFRTSPWDPKENLPRDYARIFQFQDFSRTRKHLFRQIEKEETEGASVGWYVTLHVCNVPVSVMESFKEGKPLVLFSLLPHEQKMSVLNFLVRRHPSNSEPVRAKEELIFHCGFRRFRASPLFSQHTSADKHKLERFLRPDAALVVTVYAPITFPPASVLLFKQRSNGMHDLIATGSLLSVDPDRIVIKRLVLSGHPFKIFTKTAVVRYMFFNREDVMWFKPVELRTKWGRRGHIKEPLGTHGHMKCHFDGQLKSQDTVLLNLYKRVFPKWTYDPHVPEPVPWVRSESALPVQEVEMD, via the exons ATGGTGGCGGCGGGCGCCCACCGGCCCGGGCCgctgaagcagcagaacaagGCGCACAAGGGCGGGAAGCACAGCGGGTCGTCGCAGCGCCGCGCTGGAG GCCGCGTCTCCGTCAAGGCCCAGCCCCGCCGTCGGCTCCGCGACCTCAACAGGGTGGATCGGCGGCACCAGGCGCTGCAGCTCCGCCGGCAGCGCAAGGAGGCG GTGCTGGCAGAGAAGCGGAGCTTGGGCAGTAGGGATGGGCCCCCACACCTCGTGGTTCTGGTGCCGCTGCACAGCAAGGCTGCAGCCCACAACACCCTCCGCTTACTGCAGAGCCAGGACTCGGCTGTTGTCCGTGTGGATGAGGGGAAAGCCGGTGGCTTTGCACTCCTCTGCCCCCGACTCAAGCAGCGCTGGCGCTTTGTGACAGCAGAGGCAG GGGACCTTCATGCTGTCTTAGACCTAGCAAAGGTTGCCGACTCCCTCCTGTTTATCTTGGATCCCGCAGATGGCTGGGACAGCGCAGGAGAGCActgcctctcctgcctcttCGCACAGGGGCTCCCCAGTTATG CTCTTGCTGTCCCGGGGGGCACTGATTTGCCACCTAAGAAGAGGATAGATGCCAGGAAGAAACTTGCCAGGGCCATTGAGAAGCGCTTTCCCGATGCCAAGCTCTTCCCCCTGACCACGGAGCAGGAGTCCTCGCTGCTGCTGAGGCACCTTGCCACCCAGAAGCAGCGGCACCTCGCTTTTCGGGACAGGCGGGCTCACCTGCTCGCCTATGCTGCTGAGTTTGTCCCCGGTGAGGAAAGCGACCTGGTTGGGACCTTGAAGGTGTCTGGCTTTGTCCGGGGACAGACCCTCGACGTGAACAGCCTGGTGCATATTGTGGGGCATGGAGACTTCCAGATGAGCCAGGTCGATTCACCCCCTGATCCCCTCTCTTTGAACCCCCGAGTGATTAAAGGACAGAAGAGGAGTCAGGACATGGAGGTACAG GATGACTCTGTAAATGGTACTGATGAGATGGAGGAAGATGTTAAGGTCCTGATGAAGGCAGATCCAAACAAGCAGGAGTCTTTGCAGTCAGAAGTGGTTCCTGATCCTATGGAAGGGGAGCAGACGTGGCCTACTGAAGAAGAACTGCAAGAAGCAGAGG CTTCTCTGAAGGCAAACAGGAAGGTGGTGAAGGTCCCCAAAGGCACATCCAAGTACCAGGCTGCCTGGATTGTGGATGATGAAGAGGGTAAtcaggaagatgatgatgacgaCGATGATGACGACATTGATGATGATATGATGGAAGAGGCAGTTTCCCAG GAGGGGGAAAGcggtgaggaggaagaggaccctgcagaggaggaatgTGAGACCATGACTGTTTCCGAGTGTTTGCGGGACGATCAGTACGACGAGAAGGTGGAGGAAGATGAACAGATGCTGGAGAGATACAAGCAGGAGAGAATGGATGAAATGTTTCCGGATGAGGTGGACACTCCACGTGATGTACCTGCCAGAGTCCG GTTCCAGAAGTACAGGGGGCTGAAGAGCTTCCGCACTTCTCCATGGGACCCCAAAGAGAATCTCCCAAGGGACTATGCTAGGATTTTCCAGTTCCAGGACTTCTCCCGAACCAGAAAGCACCTCTTCCGACAAATTGAGAAAGAGGAGACTGAAGGAGCCTCG GTTGGCTGGTATGTTACGCTTCATGTCTGCAATGTCCCTGTCTCCGTGATGGAAAGTTTCAAAGAAGGGAAGCCCTTAGTCCTGTTCTCACTGCTTCCCCACGAACAAAAG ATGTCCGTGTTGAATTTCCTGGTGCGGCGGCATCCGAGCAACAGTGAGCCAGTGAGGGCGAAGGAGGAGCTGATCTTTCACTGTGGGTTCAGGCGCTTCCGAGCATCCCCCCTGTTCTCCCAGCACACCTCAG CTGATAAGCACAAACTGGAGCGTTTCCTGCGCCCGGATGCTGCCCTGGTGGTGACTGTTTATGCTCCCATCactttccctcctgcctcagtccttctttttaaacagagaagtaATG GAATGCACGACCTCATCGCCACGggttctctgctttctgtggaCCCAGACAGAATCGTCATCAAGCGGCTGGTGCTCAGCGGCCATCCTTTTAAGATCTTTACCAAGACGGCTGTCGTGCGATACATGTTCTTTAACAGAG AGGATGTGATGTGGTTTAAGCCGGTGGAGCTGAGGACAAAGTGGGGTCGTAGAGGACACATCAAGGAGCCATTGG GGACCCATGGTCACATGAAGTGCCACTTCGATGGACAGCTAAAGTCCCAGGACACTGTGCTTCTGAACCTCTACAAGCGTGTTTTTCCTAAATGGACTTATGACCCCCATGTTCCGGAGCCCGTGCCATGGGTGAGGAGCGAGAGCGCGCTGCCAGTGCAGGAGGTGGAAATGGATTAA
- the TSR1 gene encoding pre-rRNA-processing protein TSR1 homolog isoform X2: MVAAGAHRPGPLKQQNKAHKGGKHSGSSQRRAGGRVSVKAQPRRRLRDLNRVDRRHQALQLRRQRKEAVLAEKRSLGSRDGPPHLVVLVPLHSKAAAHNTLRLLQSQDSAVVRVDEGKAGGFALLCPRLKQRWRFVTAEAGDLHAVLDLAKVADSLLFILDPADGWDSAGEHCLSCLFAQGLPSYALAVPGGTDLPPKKRIDARKKLARAIEKRFPDAKLFPLTTEQESSLLLRHLATQKQRHLAFRDRRAHLLAYAAEFVPGEESDLVGTLKVSGFVRGQTLDVNSLVHIVGHGDFQMSQVDSPPDPLSLNPRVIKGQKRSQDMEDDSVNGTDEMEEDVKVLMKADPNKQESLQSEVVPDPMEGEQTWPTEEELQEAEASLKANRKVVKVPKGTSKYQAAWIVDDEEGNQEDDDDDDDDDIDDDMMEEAVSQEGESGEEEEDPAEEECETMTVSECLRDDQYDEKVEEDEQMLERYKQERMDEMFPDEVDTPRDVPARVRFQKYRGLKSFRTSPWDPKENLPRDYARIFQFQDFSRTRKHLFRQIEKEETEGASVGWYVTLHVCNVPVSVMESFKEGKPLVLFSLLPHEQKMSVLNFLVRRHPSNSEPVRAKEELIFHCGFRRFRASPLFSQHTSADKHKLERFLRPDAALVVTVYAPITFPPASVLLFKQRSNGMHDLIATGSLLSVDPDRIVIKRLVLSGHPFKIFTKTAVVRYMFFNREDVMWFKPVELRTKWGRRGHIKEPLGTHGHMKCHFDGQLKSQDTVLLNLYKRVFPKWTYDPHVPEPVPWVRSESALPVQEVEMD, translated from the exons ATGGTGGCGGCGGGCGCCCACCGGCCCGGGCCgctgaagcagcagaacaagGCGCACAAGGGCGGGAAGCACAGCGGGTCGTCGCAGCGCCGCGCTGGAG GCCGCGTCTCCGTCAAGGCCCAGCCCCGCCGTCGGCTCCGCGACCTCAACAGGGTGGATCGGCGGCACCAGGCGCTGCAGCTCCGCCGGCAGCGCAAGGAGGCG GTGCTGGCAGAGAAGCGGAGCTTGGGCAGTAGGGATGGGCCCCCACACCTCGTGGTTCTGGTGCCGCTGCACAGCAAGGCTGCAGCCCACAACACCCTCCGCTTACTGCAGAGCCAGGACTCGGCTGTTGTCCGTGTGGATGAGGGGAAAGCCGGTGGCTTTGCACTCCTCTGCCCCCGACTCAAGCAGCGCTGGCGCTTTGTGACAGCAGAGGCAG GGGACCTTCATGCTGTCTTAGACCTAGCAAAGGTTGCCGACTCCCTCCTGTTTATCTTGGATCCCGCAGATGGCTGGGACAGCGCAGGAGAGCActgcctctcctgcctcttCGCACAGGGGCTCCCCAGTTATG CTCTTGCTGTCCCGGGGGGCACTGATTTGCCACCTAAGAAGAGGATAGATGCCAGGAAGAAACTTGCCAGGGCCATTGAGAAGCGCTTTCCCGATGCCAAGCTCTTCCCCCTGACCACGGAGCAGGAGTCCTCGCTGCTGCTGAGGCACCTTGCCACCCAGAAGCAGCGGCACCTCGCTTTTCGGGACAGGCGGGCTCACCTGCTCGCCTATGCTGCTGAGTTTGTCCCCGGTGAGGAAAGCGACCTGGTTGGGACCTTGAAGGTGTCTGGCTTTGTCCGGGGACAGACCCTCGACGTGAACAGCCTGGTGCATATTGTGGGGCATGGAGACTTCCAGATGAGCCAGGTCGATTCACCCCCTGATCCCCTCTCTTTGAACCCCCGAGTGATTAAAGGACAGAAGAGGAGTCAGGACATGGAG GATGACTCTGTAAATGGTACTGATGAGATGGAGGAAGATGTTAAGGTCCTGATGAAGGCAGATCCAAACAAGCAGGAGTCTTTGCAGTCAGAAGTGGTTCCTGATCCTATGGAAGGGGAGCAGACGTGGCCTACTGAAGAAGAACTGCAAGAAGCAGAGG CTTCTCTGAAGGCAAACAGGAAGGTGGTGAAGGTCCCCAAAGGCACATCCAAGTACCAGGCTGCCTGGATTGTGGATGATGAAGAGGGTAAtcaggaagatgatgatgacgaCGATGATGACGACATTGATGATGATATGATGGAAGAGGCAGTTTCCCAG GAGGGGGAAAGcggtgaggaggaagaggaccctgcagaggaggaatgTGAGACCATGACTGTTTCCGAGTGTTTGCGGGACGATCAGTACGACGAGAAGGTGGAGGAAGATGAACAGATGCTGGAGAGATACAAGCAGGAGAGAATGGATGAAATGTTTCCGGATGAGGTGGACACTCCACGTGATGTACCTGCCAGAGTCCG GTTCCAGAAGTACAGGGGGCTGAAGAGCTTCCGCACTTCTCCATGGGACCCCAAAGAGAATCTCCCAAGGGACTATGCTAGGATTTTCCAGTTCCAGGACTTCTCCCGAACCAGAAAGCACCTCTTCCGACAAATTGAGAAAGAGGAGACTGAAGGAGCCTCG GTTGGCTGGTATGTTACGCTTCATGTCTGCAATGTCCCTGTCTCCGTGATGGAAAGTTTCAAAGAAGGGAAGCCCTTAGTCCTGTTCTCACTGCTTCCCCACGAACAAAAG ATGTCCGTGTTGAATTTCCTGGTGCGGCGGCATCCGAGCAACAGTGAGCCAGTGAGGGCGAAGGAGGAGCTGATCTTTCACTGTGGGTTCAGGCGCTTCCGAGCATCCCCCCTGTTCTCCCAGCACACCTCAG CTGATAAGCACAAACTGGAGCGTTTCCTGCGCCCGGATGCTGCCCTGGTGGTGACTGTTTATGCTCCCATCactttccctcctgcctcagtccttctttttaaacagagaagtaATG GAATGCACGACCTCATCGCCACGggttctctgctttctgtggaCCCAGACAGAATCGTCATCAAGCGGCTGGTGCTCAGCGGCCATCCTTTTAAGATCTTTACCAAGACGGCTGTCGTGCGATACATGTTCTTTAACAGAG AGGATGTGATGTGGTTTAAGCCGGTGGAGCTGAGGACAAAGTGGGGTCGTAGAGGACACATCAAGGAGCCATTGG GGACCCATGGTCACATGAAGTGCCACTTCGATGGACAGCTAAAGTCCCAGGACACTGTGCTTCTGAACCTCTACAAGCGTGTTTTTCCTAAATGGACTTATGACCCCCATGTTCCGGAGCCCGTGCCATGGGTGAGGAGCGAGAGCGCGCTGCCAGTGCAGGAGGTGGAAATGGATTAA
- the SRR gene encoding serine racemase produces MAGPPRLALADVRAAAGRLRGRLYRTPLLTSGSLDRLAGRRLLFKCELFQKTGSFKIRGALNAVRSLVEESERAGAVLPRAVVTHSSGNHGQALACAAQAEGIPAYIVVPRTAPHCKQAAIRAYGATLVPCEPCDKSRAETAARVVQETGGVMVHPNQEPAVMAGQGTIALEVLEQAPEVNAVVVPVGGGGMIAGIAVAIKALRPDVKVFAAEPCNADDCYQSKIRGELTPNLHPPDTIADAIKTSIGPNTWPIIKDLVDDVLTVSEDEIKQATRLVWERMKLLIEPTAGVGVAAVLSEQFRAVPREVENVCVVLCGGNVDLSSLTWLTDLPGKAE; encoded by the exons ATGGCCGGGCCGCCCCGCCTGGCGCTGGCCGACGTCCGGGCGGCTGCGGGGCGGCTGCGGGGCCGGCTGTACCGTACGCCCCTGCTCACCAGCGGGAGCCTGGACCGTCTGGCCGGCCGACGGCTGCTTTTCAAGTGCGAGCTCTTCCAGAAGACCGGCTCCTTCAAG ATCCGCGGTGCGCTCAACGCAGTTAGGAGCCTCGTTGAGGAAAGCGAGCGTGCCGGAGCGGTGCTGCCCCGGGCCGTCGTGACGCACAGCAGTGGGAATCACGGCCAGGCGCTCGCCTGCGCTGCCCAGGCAGAAG GGATTCCTGCCTACATCGTGGTGCCCCGGACAGCCCCGCACTGTAAGCAAGCCGCCATCCGCGCCTACGGTGCCACACTGGTGCCGTGCGAGCCCTGCGACAAG TCCAGAGCTGAGACAGCAGCTCGCGTGGTCCAAGAGACAGGAGGAGTCATGGTGCACCCCAACCAGGAGCCAGCGGTGATGGCAGGGCAAGGCACTATTGccctggaggtgctggagcag GCACCCGAGGTCAATGCAGTGGTGGTTCCCGTCGGAGGTGGAGGAATGATTGCGGGAATAGCAGTTGCCATCAAG GCTTTGAGACCAGATGTGAAAGTGTTCGCTGCTGAGCCATGCAATGCAGACGACTGTTACCAGTCCAAGATAAGAGGGGAACTGACCCCCAACCTTCACCCACCCGATACCATCGCAGATGCAATTAAAACCAGCATCGGACCAAACACATGGCCCATCATCAAGGATTTGGTTGATGATGTCCTGACAGTCTCGGAGGACGAAATCAAG CAAGCCACACGGCTGGTGTGGGAAAGGATGAAGCTGCTGATTGAGCCAACAGCAGGTGTGGGAGTGGCGGCCGTGCTCTCGGAGCAGTTCCGGGCAGTCCCCCGGGAGGTGGAGAACGTTTGCGTCGTGCTGTGTGGGGGAAACGTGGACCTGAGCTCCCTGACCTGGCTCACAGACCTCCCTGGGAAAGCAGAATGA